From Oncorhynchus mykiss isolate Arlee chromosome 6, USDA_OmykA_1.1, whole genome shotgun sequence, the proteins below share one genomic window:
- the LOC110526240 gene encoding adhesion G-protein coupled receptor G5 has protein sequence MGPNQGFGGTLWMIFLFTLFASGSGENDRNFKMCGTWRHGNGKLTLAHDFKRGCGHITISANESSLSIHGQITAQCQNSSVIELGPSPEARERPFCMYWEPLLDHLWVEVNGKNHTLCWSSGLQGNCCTDLSQGKKYGISMYGILNATQQDDIISYKIHPAYGFFGGMINCKNEFCEEASKGSGDKVNMIEETVMRSKVLGNVVLPCAMSTVVEMKEGFQGYNITLPAPRGVPPQMIPSVHLPSCLKPPEKKKVKVVCTYFKNSTFFQWRSKANHNGVRILEDVVGITVENEIITNLTEPIRIGFHHSVIPTSHSRKCVSWDTKKDPAEVTWKKEGCETIQKGAEDTECHCNHLTYFAILVQLEPRPVRHLKALTVITSMGCAASTLSCVVIMIFLNKQRRRMNPSTAVHRGLAIALFLLSFLFFLTGIVANVGGNKACCVFGAALHYALLSSFSWMSIEGLHTFWLVYVVFSPSPSLYVWHLVGFGVPAVPVIVLLAIGKVYGVIEVVSIDDVDNSYLMCWMDVSPDSVGLLAHYFINLTFLAVVVLSGLIMLFLVQRKIQNRDEWRKNKVAFISIWGLSCLFGTSWGLEFLDFGQLSEFILFLFCILNSLQGFFLMLRFYILDRMQKQSGSSLDGSSSTASSTRQHMLQE, from the exons ATGGGGCCCAACCAGGGATTTGGAGGGACCCTGTGGATGATCTTTCTCTTTACCCTTTTTGCATCAG GATCAGGGGAAAACGACAGGAACTTCAAAATGTGTGGAACCTGGCGCCATGGCAATGGGAAATTAACTCTGGCTCACGATTTTAAAAGGGGCTGTGGCCACATCACCATCTCAGCCAATGAGAGCTCCCTGTCCATTCATGGTCAGATAACGGCCCAATGTCAGAACTCTTCTGTCATCGAGCTGGGCCCGAGCCCAGAGGCAAGAGAGAGACCCTTCTGTATGTACTGGGAGCCACTTCTGGACCACCTCTGGGTAGAGGTGAATGGAAAGAACCACACTCTGTGCTGGTCGTCTGGTCTACAGGGGAACTGCTGCACTGACCTGTCCCAAGGCAAAAAATACGGGATTTCGATGTACGGGATACTCAACGCGACACAACAGGATGATATCATAAGTTACAAAATACACCCAGCCTATGGGTTTTTTGGCGGAATGATCAACTGCA AAAACGAGTTTTGTGAAGAGGCGAGTAAGGGATCCGGTGATAAAGTGAACAT GATAGAGGAGACAGTGATGAGGTCCAAGGTGCTGGGGAACGTGGTGCTGCCCTGTGCCATGAGCACTGTGGTGGAGATGAAGGAAGGCTTTCAGGGCTACAACATCACTCTGCCT GCGCCTCGAGGAGTTCCTCCTCAAATGATTCCATCAGTTCACCTGCCTTCTTGTCTGAAACCTCCAGAAAAGAAAAAGGTCAAGGTTGTCTGCACCTACTTCAAAAACAGTACCTTTTTCCAG TGGCGTTCTAAGGCAAACCACAATGGCGTCAGGATTCTAGAAGATGTGGTGGGAATCACCGTGGAGAACGAGATCATCACCAACCTTACAGAGCCAATCAGGATTGGTTTCCATCATTCTGTCATacca ACAAGTCACTCAAGAAAATGTGTTTCTTGGGACACAAAGAAAG ATCCAGCAGAGGTCACATGGAAAAAGGAAGGTTGTGAGACCATACAGAAAGGTGCAGAGGACACAGAATGCCACTGTAATCATCTCACATACTTTGCCATCCTAGTG CAATTGGAACCACGACCAGTGCGCCATCTGAAGGCTCTAACGGTCATTACATCAATGGGCTGTGCCGCTTCTACGTTGAGCTGTGTTGTCATCATGATCTTCCTTAACAAACAGAG GAGAAGGATGAACCCATCCACTGCGGTCCATCGAGGTCTGGCCATAGCACTGTTCCTTCTTAGCTTCCTCTTCTTCCTGACAGGGATTGTGGCCAACGTGGGAGGGAACAAGGCATGCTGTGTTTTTGGGGCGGCTCTCCACTATGCTCTGCTCAGTTCCTTCTCCTGGATGTCTATTGAAGGGTTACACACCTTTTGGTTGGTCTATGTAGTGTTCAGCCCCTCCCCCAGTCTTTACGTCTGGCACCTGGTTGGCTTTG GTGTCCCAGCTGTTCCGGTCATTGTACTGCTTGCCATTGGAAAAGTCTATGGTGTGATAGAGGTTGTGTCCATTGATGATGTCGACAACTCCTACTTGAT GTGCTGGATGGATGTCTCTCCAGACTCTGTGGGCCTACTAGCCCATTACTTCATCAACCTGACCTTCCTGGCTGTAGTGGTCCTCTCTGGTCTGATCATGCTCTTCCTGGTCCAGAGAAAAATCCAGAACCGAGACGAGTGGAGAAAGAACAAGGTGGCGTTCATCAGTATCTGGGGTCTCAGCTGCCTTTTTGGGACCTCATGGGGCCTGGAATTCCTGGACTTTGGACAGCTCTCTGAGTTCATCCTCTTCCTTTTCTGCATCCTCAACTCCCTACAGG GTTTCTTCCTGATGCTTCGATTCTACATTCTTGATCGGATGCAGAAACAATCGGGGTCTAGTTTGGATGGTAGCAGTAGCACAGCATCTTCCACCAGGCAACACATGCTACAGGAGTAG